The genomic DNA CAGCGAACTGAAACCATTTGTTAATTTAAACCCGGTGTTTCTATAGTAAGATAAGAACTAACAAAAAAAGTAATCGAGGTGGTTAACTGTGTTTAGCAAAAAATCTTTTGTTTTATTTCTGCTTCTGGCTCTGGTAACGGTTTTTGCTATAGGTTGTGGGGATAATACCGGGAATTACTCTAATGAAGACAATAATGAAGAATATGTAAATGGAGAAAATAACGAGGATTATACTGACGGCGATAATAACAATGAGGTATTGCCGGCATTAACCGGAGCTGAGTTGGTAGAAGAACGCTGCAGCCAGTGTCATGGCCTTGACCAGGTTTACCGAGAACGGGGTAACTGGCCAGCGACTGTGGACCGGATGGTGGATAAGCGTCCTGGCCTGCTTGACGATGATGAATACGATCTTGTAGTAGAATATCTTGAAGAAAACTATGGTAACTAGCCGGGCATTTTGCCTGGCTCTTTTTTAAGTCTTAAGTTTTGTGAAAGCATTTGTTAATTCATTCCTTTCATTCCTATAGTAACATTGTAGGTGTAATGGAGAAAATAAAATTGAAAAAGGTGACGTACATCACATTATTGTGATTTGCTATCCTATAAAATAAAACCAATCCAGTCACAAAATTCAAGGAGGTTGATTAAATGAGTATGTATTGTAACCAGTGTGAACAGACGGCAAAGGGGATTGCCTGTACTACTCACGGCGTGTGCGGCAAGGACCCGGAAGTATCGGCGCTGCAGGATCTTTTGGTTCATGCAGTTATGGGTCTGTCACTCTATGCCGTTGAGGGCCGCAAAAAAGGGATTACAGATCCTGAGGTGGACCGGTTCACAGTCAAGGCCATCTTCACCACCCTTACCAACGTGGATTTCGATCCCGCCCGTTTCCAAAATTACATCAATGAGGCAGTTGCCATGCGGGATAAGCTGAAAGAAAGAGTTGGTGTCAGCTTTGATCACAATTCTGCTAACTTCCAACCGGCCTCTGATGTTGCCGGCTTGACTGAACAAGGCAAACAAGTGAGCCTGGATTCTGATAAAGAAACGGATGCCGATATTCAGTCTATGCAGCAAATCCTCCTTTATGGGGTTAAGGGTGTGGCTGCCTATGCGGACCATGCTGCCATTCTGAATCAGACTGATGAGAAGGTATATGCGTTCATTCAGGAAGCCATGGCTGCCCTGACCCGTAACGACCTGGAAGCAAATGATTGGCTGGGCCTGATTCTTAAGTGCGGTGAAATGAACTTCAGAGCCATGGAACTTTTAGATGCCGGTAATACCGGAACCTATGGCCACCCCACCCCCACTGCGGTTCCCCTGGGCCACAAAAAAGGCAAAGCCATCGTGGTTTCCGGTCATGATCTAAAAGATTTGGAAGAGCTGCTGAAGCAAACAGAAGGCAAAGGCATTTACGTCTATACTCACGGTGAAATGCTCCCCACTCACGGGTATCCTGAGCTGAAAAAATACAGTCATTTTTACGGGCATTACGGCACCGCCTGGCAGAACCAGCAAAAAGAATTTGCTAACTTCCCCGGTGCAATCCTGATGACCACCAACTGCATCCAGAAACCACAGGAAAGCTATGCTGACAATATCTTTACCACCGGCTTGGTTGGCTGGCCTGGAGTTCACCATGTTGATGGCCATGACTATGGTCCGGTTATTGAAAAAGCACTGGCTATGCCCGGGTTCCCCTCCGATGAAGATAACGGTACAGTTAATGTAGGCTTTGCCCGCAATGCTGTAATCGGTGTGGCTCCCAAGGTAATTGAAGCTGTTAAAGGCGGCGCCATTAAGCACTTCTTCCTGGTAGGCGGTTGCGACGGTGCCAAGCCCGGCCGTAACTACTACGCAGACTTGGTGGAACAAGCGCCTAAGGACACTGTAATCCTCACCCTGGCCTGCGGTAAGTTCCGCTTCTTTGACAAAGACCTGGGTGATATCGGCGGCATTCCCAGATTGCTGGATGTGGGTCAGTGTAACGATGCCTACTCTGCTATCCAGATTGCACTGGCTTTGGCCAATGCATTTGACTGCGATGTCAACGAACTGCCGCTGACACTGATTCTGTCCTGGTATGAGCAGAAAGCGGTTGCCATCCTGTTAACCCTGCTCCATCTGGGCATTAAAAACATCTTTATCGGACCAAGCCTGCCGGCGTTTATTACCCCCAACGTACTCAACGTCTTGGTAGAGAACTACAACCTGCGTCCGATTTCCACTCCGGAAAAAGACCTGGAGATGATTCTTGGCTAAACTATTAAAAAAAACCGGAGAGCTGTCTGCTCTCCGGTTTTTTTGCCTTTCCTTTA from Dethiobacter alkaliphilus AHT 1 includes the following:
- a CDS encoding c-type cytochrome; this encodes MFSKKSFVLFLLLALVTVFAIGCGDNTGNYSNEDNNEEYVNGENNEDYTDGDNNNEVLPALTGAELVEERCSQCHGLDQVYRERGNWPATVDRMVDKRPGLLDDDEYDLVVEYLEENYGN
- the hcp gene encoding hydroxylamine reductase, whose amino-acid sequence is MYCNQCEQTAKGIACTTHGVCGKDPEVSALQDLLVHAVMGLSLYAVEGRKKGITDPEVDRFTVKAIFTTLTNVDFDPARFQNYINEAVAMRDKLKERVGVSFDHNSANFQPASDVAGLTEQGKQVSLDSDKETDADIQSMQQILLYGVKGVAAYADHAAILNQTDEKVYAFIQEAMAALTRNDLEANDWLGLILKCGEMNFRAMELLDAGNTGTYGHPTPTAVPLGHKKGKAIVVSGHDLKDLEELLKQTEGKGIYVYTHGEMLPTHGYPELKKYSHFYGHYGTAWQNQQKEFANFPGAILMTTNCIQKPQESYADNIFTTGLVGWPGVHHVDGHDYGPVIEKALAMPGFPSDEDNGTVNVGFARNAVIGVAPKVIEAVKGGAIKHFFLVGGCDGAKPGRNYYADLVEQAPKDTVILTLACGKFRFFDKDLGDIGGIPRLLDVGQCNDAYSAIQIALALANAFDCDVNELPLTLILSWYEQKAVAILLTLLHLGIKNIFIGPSLPAFITPNVLNVLVENYNLRPISTPEKDLEMILG